A part of Acidobacteriota bacterium genomic DNA contains:
- a CDS encoding ATP-binding protein: protein MPTTDPTTSSPPPPAELSPSPPTGEAFAALPHSPQSAFVLSLYSAIFHLLVHLRQLVAEAGEEAEDSLAHHPFLAEYLAEMSHWMPDDLTWEEGQRWWRDEVALWEAACEEQLPLTRLGLSFDQRCAVMLTGLVEEDSRFGSLFQELQAPLPHRRPTIEVLGSLAPQDQDLGSDPWGFCQPLLSSGLLVTLGDQGPRSEWPLQVPALLWDAMRGSSPATLAPWGQLQSAVEALPLEQLIFDPLVLTRLKRLPRLLLDGQRNLVLRAAPGIDGLEVSAALAGALGRGLLRIDPRRLGESDHALLAPLATLTGCIPVFSFDLGPGETATPPRLAGYDGPRICLLGSEGGLDDDGTLTLELPTPGPDLRRQHWQRALGRRPVEDLPTLAASFCLGGGFIQRIADTAAGHAQLDGRTAVSPEDARRAARELNRQLLDNLATELPTEGSWDRLICTRATHQRLTDLERRCRLRERLEGELGAAFGHGPGRGVRALFTGTSGTGKTLAVKILAAELGMDLYRVDLASVINKYIGETEKNLHRVLSRAEALDVVLLLDEGDALLAGRTEVKSANDRYANLETDFLLQRLESYQGILVVTTNLGENIDAAFQRRMDVVVPFVPPEAGERAAILDLHLPPEHQVAPATLERLAAGCRLSGGQLRNAALSATLLALDEGSAVGDDHLDRAFRGEYRKAGASFPLANSEQATAPNSGDAFAAALEGLG from the coding sequence ATGCCCACCACCGACCCCACGACCAGCTCCCCGCCGCCACCCGCAGAGCTCTCGCCCTCGCCGCCCACGGGCGAGGCCTTCGCCGCCTTGCCGCACAGCCCACAGAGCGCCTTCGTGCTCTCCCTCTACAGCGCCATCTTTCATCTTCTGGTGCACCTTCGACAGCTCGTGGCCGAGGCCGGTGAGGAGGCCGAGGACAGCCTCGCTCACCACCCCTTCCTCGCCGAATACCTCGCCGAGATGAGCCACTGGATGCCGGATGACCTGACCTGGGAGGAAGGACAGCGCTGGTGGCGCGACGAGGTCGCCCTCTGGGAGGCGGCCTGCGAGGAGCAGCTGCCCCTGACCCGCCTCGGGCTGAGCTTCGATCAGCGCTGCGCCGTGATGCTCACCGGCCTGGTCGAAGAGGACTCCCGCTTCGGTAGCCTGTTCCAGGAGCTCCAGGCCCCGCTGCCCCATCGCCGGCCGACGATCGAGGTGCTGGGCAGTCTGGCGCCGCAGGACCAGGACCTCGGTAGCGACCCCTGGGGTTTCTGCCAACCGCTGCTCTCGAGCGGACTGCTGGTCACCCTCGGCGACCAGGGCCCGCGCTCCGAATGGCCGCTGCAGGTTCCCGCCCTGTTGTGGGACGCGATGCGCGGCTCTTCGCCAGCGACGTTGGCACCTTGGGGACAACTGCAGAGTGCCGTCGAGGCCTTGCCACTCGAGCAACTGATCTTCGATCCCCTAGTGCTGACTCGGCTGAAGCGCCTACCGCGGCTACTGCTCGACGGGCAGCGCAATCTCGTCCTGCGGGCCGCACCGGGCATCGATGGCCTCGAGGTCTCGGCAGCCCTCGCCGGGGCCTTGGGCCGCGGACTGCTGCGCATCGATCCACGCCGCCTCGGCGAGAGCGACCACGCCCTGCTCGCCCCCCTCGCCACCCTCACCGGCTGCATCCCGGTGTTCTCCTTCGACCTCGGACCGGGGGAAACCGCCACTCCACCGCGGCTCGCCGGTTACGACGGTCCGCGAATCTGTCTCCTGGGGAGCGAGGGCGGCCTCGACGACGACGGCACCCTCACCCTCGAGCTGCCGACGCCCGGACCGGATCTGCGGCGACAGCACTGGCAAAGGGCTCTGGGCCGCCGACCGGTCGAGGACCTGCCGACCCTGGCTGCCAGCTTTTGCCTGGGCGGCGGCTTCATCCAGCGTATCGCCGACACCGCGGCCGGCCATGCCCAGCTCGACGGCCGAACGGCGGTGAGCCCCGAAGATGCCCGCCGCGCCGCCCGCGAGCTCAACCGCCAGTTGCTCGACAATCTCGCCACCGAGCTGCCGACGGAGGGTTCCTGGGATCGGCTGATCTGCACCCGCGCCACCCATCAACGGCTCACCGACCTCGAGCGCCGGTGCCGCCTGCGGGAGCGCCTCGAAGGCGAGTTGGGCGCCGCCTTCGGCCACGGCCCGGGGCGCGGCGTTCGCGCCCTCTTCACCGGCACCAGCGGCACCGGCAAGACGCTGGCGGTCAAGATTCTCGCCGCCGAGCTCGGCATGGACCTCTACCGCGTCGACCTGGCCTCGGTGATCAACAAGTACATCGGTGAAACGGAGAAGAATCTCCATCGGGTGCTCAGCCGAGCCGAGGCCCTCGACGTGGTCCTGCTCCTCGACGAGGGCGACGCCCTGCTCGCCGGCCGCACCGAAGTGAAGTCGGCCAACGACCGCTACGCCAACCTGGAGACCGACTTCTTGCTGCAGCGGCTGGAGAGCTATCAGGGCATCCTGGTGGTGACCACCAACCTGGGCGAAAACATCGATGCCGCCTTCCAGCGGCGCATGGACGTGGTGGTGCCCTTCGTCCCTCCGGAAGCCGGCGAGCGCGCCGCCATCCTCGACCTCCACCTGCCGCCCGAGCACCAGGTGGCGCCGGCGACCCTCGAGCGCCTCGCCGCCGGCTGCCGCTTGAGCGGCGGTCAACTGCGCAATGCCGCCCTCAGCGCCACCCTCCTCGCCCTCGACGAAGGCAGCGCCGTGGGCGACGACCATCTCGACCGGGCCTTCCGCGGCGAGTACCGCAAAGCCGGCGCCAGCTTTCCCCTCGCCAACTCCGAGCAGGCGACCGCCCCCAACTCCGGCGACGCCTTCGCCGCCGCCCTCGAAGGCCTCGGATGA